A stretch of Aerococcus urinaehominis DNA encodes these proteins:
- a CDS encoding barstar family protein: MFQISSNLLLDRAEAQETIANFFPVPSYYGKNLDAMYDYFTSLGKDCYLTIIEKETSADYQAVRHVLEEAAQTNPNFHLTIR; this comes from the coding sequence ATGTTTCAAATATCATCAAATTTATTACTAGATCGAGCAGAAGCTCAAGAAACAATTGCAAATTTTTTTCCAGTTCCTAGCTACTATGGCAAAAATCTGGATGCGATGTATGATTATTTTACTAGCCTTGGGAAAGATTGTTATCTAACAATTATTGAAAAGGAAACATCAGCTGACTACCAAGCAGTGCGTCATGTCTTGGAAGAAGCGGCTCAGACCAATCCGAATTTTCATTTAACCATCCGCTAG
- a CDS encoding DUF975 family protein: MRTHNKRPLSAVRREAKEILKGNGWTIVGIIFVLAIISGIFAGVTQTGVVWATDNSNLLVTFGLALVSILVAVVFFLINQYGYRWAYLNMVDSGLYQMEVLFSALKKRPVRSLLISLLLQIIRFILAIPYLIILFIAALLFTSGRLDLDPSQLQSYMQTSQVILQTNLWQVALMAVIALVWTVIALAYLYNYALVTYLAYDNQELGVAKIFSASHFLMKGNRLRLFSLQIVYGLLAVLALGFGFLLVSLAWLFLSPLLAVLTSLVIYLLFWAVSLRLSLLYETAFAVFYRDLVDTNLPELHSDYPGFPSPSPVSNDPNYHYHDENRPSFSADSVAVDAQLSRAADRMASDLGEDALVGGAAAVFTAATTKTDQLADEQISAADDIVVDLDSDLDFNQDQVVYSESYGLEADTIKLTAADQTDAAVDHLGLDIESGIDAPLAASSGDQRQTDQAEEFLNQPELNNSSAEPGQVDEQSVADDFSVIPNDDEKLEEVEAEVRSEAESVEKKPYEMGGYNLPGKTDFGHVKNEKDFLLSVEASENDRLLGPSDFMTDEEIEAAFSEESDQH, translated from the coding sequence ATGCGCACACATAATAAACGCCCGCTCTCTGCAGTTAGGAGAGAGGCTAAAGAGATTCTAAAAGGAAATGGTTGGACGATAGTTGGGATTATCTTTGTTCTAGCAATTATTTCAGGTATTTTTGCCGGTGTTACGCAAACCGGAGTTGTATGGGCAACTGACAATAGTAACCTGCTAGTCACCTTTGGCTTGGCTTTAGTGAGTATCCTGGTTGCGGTAGTTTTCTTTTTAATTAATCAGTACGGCTATCGTTGGGCTTATCTAAATATGGTTGATAGTGGCCTCTATCAAATGGAAGTTTTATTTTCTGCTTTGAAAAAAAGGCCAGTGCGCTCGCTCTTAATTAGCCTTTTATTGCAAATTATTCGCTTTATTTTGGCCATTCCTTACCTAATTATATTATTTATTGCCGCTTTATTGTTTACGTCAGGTAGACTAGACCTAGATCCTAGCCAACTGCAATCCTATATGCAGACTAGTCAAGTGATTTTGCAAACCAACCTGTGGCAAGTTGCTTTGATGGCAGTGATTGCTTTAGTTTGGACAGTAATTGCCCTAGCTTATTTGTATAATTATGCTTTAGTAACCTATTTAGCTTATGATAATCAGGAATTAGGTGTTGCTAAGATTTTTTCTGCTTCTCATTTTCTGATGAAGGGTAATCGATTAAGATTATTTAGCCTACAAATTGTTTATGGCTTACTAGCTGTCTTGGCCCTAGGCTTTGGCTTCTTATTGGTTAGCTTGGCTTGGTTGTTCTTAAGTCCACTCTTAGCTGTCTTGACCAGCCTGGTAATTTACCTCCTATTTTGGGCTGTAAGCTTACGTCTATCGCTCTTATATGAAACAGCCTTTGCCGTTTTTTATCGTGATTTAGTTGATACTAATCTCCCTGAATTACATAGCGATTATCCAGGCTTCCCAAGTCCAAGCCCAGTTTCTAATGACCCTAACTATCACTACCATGATGAAAATCGCCCTAGTTTTAGTGCCGACTCTGTTGCGGTAGATGCGCAGTTATCCCGTGCAGCTGATCGCATGGCTAGTGATTTAGGAGAAGATGCTTTAGTAGGTGGTGCAGCAGCTGTCTTTACCGCAGCGACAACTAAAACTGACCAGCTAGCAGATGAACAAATTAGTGCAGCGGATGATATTGTTGTTGACCTTGATTCAGATTTAGATTTCAATCAGGACCAGGTTGTCTACAGTGAAAGCTATGGCTTAGAAGCAGATACTATTAAGTTAACAGCAGCTGACCAAACGGATGCAGCGGTTGACCATCTGGGCCTAGATATTGAGTCTGGCATAGATGCGCCCTTAGCCGCATCTAGTGGTGACCAACGGCAAACTGACCAAGCGGAAGAATTTTTAAATCAGCCAGAGCTAAATAATTCGTCAGCTGAACCTGGTCAAGTAGATGAGCAATCAGTTGCGGATGACTTCTCAGTTATCCCTAATGATGATGAAAAACTTGAAGAAGTTGAAGCAGAAGTTAGATCAGAAGCTGAATCGGTGGAGAAAAAACCATACGAAATGGGGGGCTATAACCTGCCTGGCAAAACAGATTTTGGTCATGTAAAGAATGAAAAAGATTTCTTACTGTCAGTTGAAGCCAGTGAAAATGATCGGTTACTGGGTCCGTCTGATTTTATGACTGATGAAGAAATAGAAGCAGCCTTTAGCGAGGAAAGTGACCAACACTAA
- a CDS encoding hemolysin family protein: MGDPSSNLGGQILLILFLTFVNAFLAGAEMAYVTVNQTRLQEMADNGDKKAARVLHILEDSDAFLSTIQVGITFAGFFSSASAANTFVSYLAPYLANVPAGETVATAIVTLILSYFTLVLGELYPKQLAMQIPEQYARMSSGVVSFLQTAFKPFVWLLTVSTNLIKKITPIDFTSEQPNMTRDEMRGAFKASQREGVIDMDEYRMMEGVLSLDDKLAREVMVPRVDTFMLDIDDGNQANIDAILSSQFSRIPVFDTDKDDILGIVHSKDLLRMANKVGFDNVDIKSVIKPVYFAPETIFIDDLLLEFKRNHQHIAILKDEYGGVVGLVTMEDLLEEIVGEIEDEYDQISHLYKKINDDTYIINGIMALDKFNEIFDTALESDESDTIAGYMIEQLGYFPADQAEEVIQVDDWLLTTTAVENGRIRGMQVKKYQSKEDQIN; the protein is encoded by the coding sequence ATGGGAGATCCCAGTTCCAATTTAGGTGGACAAATACTCTTGATTCTATTTTTGACCTTCGTCAATGCATTTTTAGCAGGAGCCGAAATGGCCTATGTTACTGTAAACCAGACTCGACTCCAAGAGATGGCCGATAATGGGGATAAAAAAGCAGCCCGTGTCCTCCATATTTTAGAGGATTCAGATGCCTTCTTATCAACAATTCAGGTAGGAATTACCTTTGCTGGTTTCTTCTCATCTGCTTCCGCAGCTAATACCTTTGTATCTTACTTAGCCCCTTATTTGGCTAATGTACCGGCTGGTGAAACAGTGGCTACGGCGATAGTTACTTTAATCTTGTCTTATTTCACCTTAGTGCTAGGCGAACTCTATCCTAAGCAATTAGCGATGCAAATTCCAGAGCAATACGCCAGAATGTCTTCTGGTGTGGTTAGCTTTCTCCAAACCGCCTTTAAACCTTTTGTTTGGTTACTAACAGTATCAACAAACCTGATTAAGAAAATCACACCGATTGACTTCACTAGTGAGCAACCGAATATGACCCGGGATGAAATGCGGGGTGCCTTCAAGGCTAGTCAGCGTGAAGGTGTCATCGATATGGATGAGTACCGGATGATGGAAGGGGTCTTATCCTTAGATGATAAATTGGCTAGAGAAGTGATGGTACCGCGTGTTGATACCTTTATGCTGGATATTGATGATGGCAATCAAGCGAATATTGATGCAATCCTAAGTTCGCAGTTTTCTCGTATTCCGGTCTTCGATACGGACAAAGATGATATTCTAGGAATTGTTCATTCTAAGGACCTCTTGCGGATGGCTAATAAAGTTGGTTTTGATAATGTAGATATCAAATCAGTCATCAAACCAGTTTATTTTGCCCCAGAAACTATTTTTATTGATGACCTCTTGTTAGAATTTAAACGTAACCACCAACACATTGCTATTTTAAAAGATGAGTATGGTGGCGTTGTTGGCCTGGTCACAATGGAAGACCTATTAGAAGAAATTGTGGGCGAAATCGAGGATGAATACGATCAAATTTCCCACCTTTATAAGAAAATTAATGATGACACCTATATCATTAATGGCATCATGGCTTTGGATAAATTCAATGAAATCTTTGACACTGCTTTAGAATCTGATGAATCAGATACGATTGCCGGCTATATGATTGAACAATTAGGATATTTCCCGGCTGATCAAGCGGAGGAAGTTATCCAAGTTGATGACTGGTTGTTAACGACGACAGCTGTTGAGAACGGCCGAATTCGTGGCATGCAAGTAAAAAAATATCAAAGCAAAGAAGACCAAATTAATTGA
- a CDS encoding O-methyltransferase: MHKQNEMMDRPIVEAGVLNYLRYDQRRFASEIQAIEYDANERRVPIIPHETAVFLDFLLGLMQPQQILEIGLAIGYSASLMTYGHPGRHVDSIERNLQMVAEAKENISKLGLDQQITILEGDAKEVLASLDKAYDFIFMDSAKAKYYDFLPYLLNLLPVGGLIMIDDVFQAGTVFHERTEIPRRVRTIHKKLNMLLEKVTRHPQLKTTALPLGDGVLLIEKKADFDYFKDFTLDQVGEE; encoded by the coding sequence ATGCATAAGCAAAATGAAATGATGGATCGCCCAATCGTTGAAGCAGGGGTACTAAATTATCTACGCTATGATCAACGACGCTTTGCCAGTGAAATTCAGGCCATCGAGTATGATGCTAATGAGCGGCGTGTGCCCATTATTCCACACGAGACCGCGGTATTTTTAGACTTTTTACTTGGTTTAATGCAGCCTCAACAAATTTTAGAGATCGGTTTAGCCATTGGTTATTCAGCATCGCTAATGACTTATGGCCACCCTGGTCGCCATGTAGATAGCATTGAACGAAATCTACAGATGGTAGCAGAGGCAAAAGAAAATATCAGTAAGCTTGGCCTCGACCAGCAAATTACAATATTAGAAGGGGATGCCAAAGAAGTCTTAGCAAGCCTTGACAAGGCCTACGACTTTATTTTTATGGATTCAGCTAAGGCTAAATATTATGACTTCCTGCCTTATTTATTAAATTTGTTACCAGTGGGTGGTCTGATTATGATTGATGATGTCTTCCAAGCAGGCACGGTTTTTCATGAACGGACAGAGATTCCACGTCGGGTTAGGACTATTCACAAAAAGTTGAATATGTTGCTTGAGAAAGTAACCCGTCATCCACAACTTAAAACGACAGCCCTGCCCTTGGGAGATGGGGTATTACTAATAGAAAAAAAGGCTGACTTTGACTACTTTAAAGACTTTACCTTAGATCAAGTTGGTGAAGAATAA
- a CDS encoding neutral zinc metallopeptidase, with product MRWQDRQRSRNVKDLRGSNPFGNGYRGTANQRRMRIPVPVPGTSRNRRVKRGGFSLGSILIMLVIFFLFGGGSLLGQITNSGTSQSPTSGQQAPNQSQVQLPATRPSQSSQEDELYDFVSVILYDTEQVWQRIFSANGRTYQEPELVVFSDAVNSGCGYANAQVGPFYCPADQTVYIDLDFYNDLVNKYGGGGDFAMAYVIAHEVGHHVQQQLGVTDQVRQLQSRMNQTQANQMTVRMELQADYLAGVWAHSAEQDGWLEAGDIEEGLNAAYHIGDDVLQEKAYGRVMPDSFTHGTAEQRQKWFLKGYQTGDLSGWDTFSQDYEDL from the coding sequence ATGAGATGGCAAGATAGACAGCGTAGCCGTAATGTCAAGGACTTAAGGGGGTCTAATCCTTTTGGTAATGGCTACCGTGGCACAGCTAACCAGAGAAGGATGCGCATCCCTGTTCCAGTACCAGGGACCTCACGTAATCGACGTGTTAAGCGCGGGGGATTTTCTCTAGGTTCAATTTTGATTATGCTGGTAATATTTTTCCTCTTTGGTGGCGGTAGTTTACTAGGACAAATAACCAATTCAGGGACTAGCCAAAGTCCTACTAGTGGGCAACAAGCACCCAACCAGAGTCAGGTCCAATTACCGGCTACGCGACCTAGTCAGTCTAGCCAAGAAGATGAGCTGTATGATTTTGTGAGTGTTATACTCTACGATACTGAACAAGTTTGGCAACGTATTTTTTCAGCCAACGGTCGGACCTATCAAGAGCCAGAATTAGTAGTTTTTAGTGACGCGGTTAACTCCGGCTGTGGTTATGCCAATGCCCAGGTAGGCCCTTTCTATTGCCCAGCTGACCAAACAGTCTATATTGACTTAGATTTTTATAATGATCTAGTTAATAAATATGGTGGCGGCGGTGATTTTGCCATGGCTTATGTGATTGCCCATGAGGTAGGTCACCATGTCCAACAGCAATTGGGAGTTACTGATCAGGTGCGCCAGCTACAGTCGCGTATGAATCAAACCCAGGCTAACCAAATGACGGTACGGATGGAATTACAGGCGGATTATTTAGCCGGAGTCTGGGCCCATTCTGCTGAACAAGACGGTTGGTTAGAAGCAGGGGATATCGAAGAAGGCCTAAACGCCGCCTATCATATCGGTGATGATGTGCTCCAGGAAAAAGCTTATGGCCGAGTAATGCCAGATTCTTTTACCCATGGTACGGCTGAGCAAAGACAAAAGTGGTTCCTGAAGGGTTATCAAACTGGTGATCTTAGCGGCTGGGACACTTTTAGTCAAGATTATGAGGATTTATAA
- a CDS encoding metallophosphoesterase → MKIAFIADLHIDRHKNYQSQDFIDSLNYICSEKEINILVINGDVSNNYQISLNFIENLNKAVSSQVYLVPGNHDYWQRQPAKKATLLIHEYFQSHQLCLVNQVIRLKENYLLLASPGWYNHHYYNRQKF, encoded by the coding sequence GTGAAGATTGCTTTTATTGCTGACCTCCACATTGACCGTCATAAAAATTATCAAAGTCAAGATTTCATTGATAGTCTTAATTATATTTGTAGCGAAAAAGAAATTAACATTCTAGTTATCAATGGTGATGTGTCCAACAATTACCAGATTAGCCTAAACTTTATCGAAAATCTTAATAAAGCAGTAAGCAGCCAGGTTTATTTAGTACCTGGTAACCATGATTACTGGCAAAGACAGCCAGCTAAAAAGGCTACTCTTCTAATTCATGAATACTTTCAAAGCCACCAATTATGCTTGGTTAATCAGGTCATTCGCCTAAAAGAAAATTATTTACTCTTAGCTAGTCCTGGTTGGTATAACCACCATTACTACAATCGACAAAAATTTTAA
- a CDS encoding thioesterase family protein, whose translation MSLTIEYKASSQDTAQAMGSGSLDVLASPALVAMMENCATQVINGRLAEGETTVGVAFSLQHLRASLIDEPVSVTAELLSSDDKSFQFCITAYVQDQLIAKADHTRAKVNINRFLSRLK comes from the coding sequence ATGTCCCTTACCATTGAATATAAAGCCAGTTCCCAGGACACAGCTCAGGCGATGGGTTCAGGTAGCCTGGATGTTTTAGCTAGTCCTGCCCTCGTTGCTATGATGGAAAACTGTGCCACTCAAGTCATTAATGGCAGGCTAGCTGAAGGGGAAACTACGGTCGGCGTTGCCTTTTCTTTACAACATTTACGTGCTTCCTTAATTGATGAGCCAGTAAGTGTAACAGCAGAGCTTTTAAGTTCAGATGATAAGAGTTTTCAATTTTGTATTACCGCCTACGTTCAAGACCAACTCATTGCCAAAGCTGACCACACTAGAGCCAAAGTTAATATTAATCGTTTTTTAAGTCGTTTAAAATAA
- a CDS encoding metallophosphoesterase — translation MAKQFKKLAFKGAVLAAGLAYLYQQNFKIKTSHYFVENPHFTGGLDGLRIAQLSDLHFPKQRVASQEIIDQVAQARPDLIFMTGDIIQGDQVFDEKELFNFAKALVDLAPVFAVYGNHEAGSALARRMESVLSAAGVTFLNDQAVSLEFAGDPITIMGLLEKPNRRFLQGDALRYIQLSPEQIGQPKLLLAHHPEAFLRYHEDMAKSPDLVFTGHAHGGQIRLPGLGGLFAPGQGEFPKYTAGLFHIPGQPQKQIVVSRGIGASAFPVRINNQPELVVVDLTPAKHALSQHLQDQIDQASQAAGAWSPSQVHDYFDRTASQTLQARADLNQNSLGQSPATQSVAEDFLAEDPYRVKPSLAGYRLDSKTQDPVTDTVADQYITIKEEKIIR, via the coding sequence ATGGCAAAGCAGTTTAAAAAGTTAGCCTTTAAGGGGGCAGTTCTAGCGGCGGGTCTAGCCTATCTCTACCAACAGAATTTTAAAATAAAAACAAGTCATTATTTTGTAGAAAACCCTCACTTTACGGGTGGATTAGATGGTTTGCGGATAGCCCAGTTATCTGATTTACACTTTCCAAAGCAACGGGTTGCTAGCCAAGAAATTATTGACCAAGTAGCCCAGGCCCGGCCAGATTTAATTTTTATGACTGGTGATATTATCCAGGGAGACCAAGTTTTTGATGAAAAAGAACTCTTTAATTTTGCTAAAGCTTTAGTTGATTTGGCGCCAGTTTTTGCGGTTTATGGTAATCATGAGGCAGGCTCTGCTCTTGCTCGTCGGATGGAGTCAGTCTTATCAGCAGCAGGGGTAACCTTCCTCAATGATCAAGCTGTAAGCTTAGAATTTGCTGGGGACCCAATTACTATTATGGGCTTGTTAGAGAAGCCAAACCGCCGCTTTTTACAAGGTGATGCCCTGCGTTACATCCAGCTTAGCCCTGAACAAATTGGCCAGCCTAAATTGTTATTGGCCCATCATCCCGAAGCCTTCTTACGCTATCACGAAGATATGGCCAAATCTCCGGACCTCGTTTTTACTGGGCATGCACATGGTGGCCAAATTCGTTTACCTGGTTTGGGCGGGCTATTTGCCCCTGGCCAAGGTGAGTTTCCTAAGTATACAGCTGGGCTCTTTCATATTCCTGGCCAACCACAAAAGCAGATAGTGGTTTCCAGAGGAATTGGCGCTTCAGCCTTCCCGGTTAGAATCAATAACCAGCCAGAGCTAGTGGTGGTTGACTTGACGCCAGCTAAACATGCCTTAAGCCAACATTTACAAGATCAAATTGACCAGGCCAGCCAAGCGGCCGGGGCTTGGTCACCGTCTCAAGTTCATGATTACTTTGACCGTACAGCCAGCCAAACTTTACAGGCTCGAGCAGATTTAAACCAAAATAGTCTAGGCCAGTCGCCAGCTACCCAATCGGTAGCTGAGGATTTTTTAGCCGAAGATCCCTACCGAGTAAAACCCTCACTAGCTGGCTACCGTTTAGATAGCAAGACGCAAGATCCTGTAACGGATACAGTAGCTGACCAATATATAACGATAAAAGAAGAAAAAATTATTAGATAA
- a CDS encoding ribonuclease domain-containing protein has product MNRKTITNIISTLLLTGLVWLGMSSGFFDYVSSLGQPNPIDGQTSQERPSKTSEQTTTSQTENQVNYNQAYLSKDEVAAYLDQYDELPPNYLTKQEAQDLGWRPELGNLWEVTDHGAIGGDHFGNFEAKLPENEYREADVNYTGGSRNSERLVYSKDGDIYYTPDHYDSFDLLYEGD; this is encoded by the coding sequence ATGAATAGAAAAACAATCACCAATATTATTTCAACCCTACTGCTAACTGGTTTAGTTTGGCTAGGTATGTCCTCAGGATTTTTTGATTATGTTAGTAGTTTGGGTCAGCCCAATCCAATTGATGGGCAGACTAGTCAAGAAAGACCCAGTAAGACAAGCGAACAAACGACTACTTCTCAAACGGAGAATCAGGTTAACTATAATCAAGCCTATTTAAGTAAGGATGAGGTGGCTGCCTATTTAGACCAATATGATGAATTGCCACCCAATTACCTGACTAAGCAAGAAGCTCAAGACCTCGGTTGGCGACCAGAGTTGGGCAACTTATGGGAGGTGACCGACCATGGCGCAATCGGTGGGGATCATTTTGGAAATTTCGAAGCTAAGTTACCTGAAAATGAATATCGGGAAGCTGATGTTAATTATACTGGTGGGAGTCGTAATAGTGAGCGATTAGTTTATTCCAAAGATGGCGATATTTACTATACTCCTGACCATTATGATAGCTTTGATTTGCTGTATGAGGGGGACTAA
- a CDS encoding DEAD/DEAH box helicase → MQYLPPNLQSVWQANGFSDATDVQKALYPAITAGQDILASSPTGSGKTLAYLLPLLAKTEKSDLAQVLIVAPSKELVSQIADTCQAWQVNQEITSQRILGGANIQRQIDRLKKKPEIIIASLGRLLELINRKKIKLHDLKAVVLDEFDVLCDEEHQADTLSLLKKVPGQTQLIGVQATKQASSQELMTSLRPNYQSFDFASLGTAFANQRLDAYIEVPVRKRSDLLRRLAHLTDMSALVFVATLAESQLVSQRLDHHQISHALLTGDMSDRQRQQAISQFRQGRLTYLLTTDLAARGLDFPKLPYVIQYDPAQDQAQYVHRAGRTGRAGQPGTVLSLVNERSLRQLKQILPDDIKLVQRFVQGGQLVDNITSSVVASDASRERPGKKLGQSSKARKKQPHLRPTDQNKTKGRKKNRHRQQKNKGRRQAHKKQ, encoded by the coding sequence TTGCAATATTTACCCCCTAACCTCCAATCCGTTTGGCAAGCCAATGGTTTCTCAGATGCTACGGATGTTCAAAAGGCCTTATATCCTGCGATTACAGCGGGTCAGGATATTTTAGCTAGCTCACCAACTGGCTCCGGAAAAACTTTGGCCTATCTCTTACCCCTACTAGCAAAAACTGAAAAGAGTGACCTAGCTCAGGTCCTTATCGTGGCTCCAAGTAAAGAGTTAGTGAGCCAAATTGCTGATACTTGTCAGGCTTGGCAGGTAAATCAGGAAATTACTAGCCAACGTATTTTAGGCGGTGCTAATATTCAGCGACAAATTGACCGCTTGAAGAAAAAGCCTGAGATAATTATTGCTAGCCTGGGGCGTCTATTGGAACTAATTAACCGCAAGAAAATAAAGTTGCACGATTTAAAAGCTGTAGTTCTGGATGAATTTGATGTTCTGTGTGATGAAGAACACCAAGCTGACACCTTGTCGCTTTTAAAAAAGGTTCCAGGTCAGACGCAACTTATTGGTGTGCAAGCAACCAAACAGGCTAGTAGCCAGGAGCTTATGACTAGTCTGCGCCCTAACTATCAAAGTTTTGATTTTGCTAGTCTCGGCACGGCCTTTGCCAATCAACGTTTGGATGCCTATATTGAAGTCCCTGTGCGTAAACGCTCTGATTTACTGCGACGCCTAGCTCATTTAACAGATATGTCAGCTTTGGTATTTGTGGCTACCTTAGCTGAGTCTCAGCTAGTTAGCCAACGTTTAGACCACCATCAGATTAGTCATGCCCTGCTAACTGGAGATATGTCAGACCGTCAGCGTCAGCAGGCTATTAGTCAATTCCGCCAGGGGCGGTTAACTTACTTGCTAACAACTGATCTGGCGGCTCGGGGCTTAGATTTTCCTAAGTTGCCATATGTTATCCAATATGATCCTGCCCAAGACCAGGCCCAATATGTTCACCGGGCTGGACGCACGGGCCGGGCGGGCCAGCCAGGCACAGTCCTTTCGTTAGTCAATGAACGTAGTTTGCGACAGTTGAAGCAAATCTTACCTGACGACATCAAGCTTGTTCAGCGTTTTGTTCAGGGTGGGCAGTTGGTAGATAATATCACTTCGTCTGTTGTAGCTAGTGACGCTTCTAGGGAGCGGCCAGGGAAAAAATTAGGCCAATCTAGTAAGGCTCGTAAAAAGCAGCCCCACTTAAGGCCCACTGATCAGAACAAAACTAAAGGACGCAAAAAGAATCGTCACCGTCAACAAAAAAATAAGGGACGGCGGCAAGCGCATAAAAAACAATGA
- the uvrC gene encoding excinuclease ABC subunit UvrC, with product MANQLIENKLKILPTDPGCYLHKDKNGNIIYIGKAKNLRNRVRSYFKGSHTGKTAQLVAEIADFDFIVTQTDKESLILEINLIQKYQPFYNIRLKHGTMYPYLKITNEKDPELTITSVVEEDGGLYFGPYPNVYAATGTRDLLQKTYPLRKCSRNEKRACFYYHLGQCIGCCDHEVSPAEYQAQIKKITRFLNGDVQTIKADLQNKMQEASDQMAYERAAEYRNQISYIEQTVEPQNVMSKHYNNRDVFAYYMDHGWISIQVFMLRQFSIIKRDSALFPIYNDISEELMSYIVQFYQQKNHTLPKEILVPKGLDNDMLSDALATKVSTPIRGDKRKMLDLASKNARIAHEEKFRLLEMNERKTKGAVEELSQALDLPYIRRIESFDHSNIQGTNPVSAMVVYEDGKPNKKLYRKFRIKTVEGANEFATTQEVIRRRYSRLLKEGQSMPDLILMDGGAIQIHAAQEVLIDELNLDIPIAGMVKDDRHKTANLLYGDPLTEIRLDPSSQAFHLIQRVQEEVHRYAITFHRQVRSKNSFVSRLDRIPGVGPKTRTKLMRHFKTLKAIRSATITDISDLGIPHKVAEAIHQTAWEGQKDSPYQNTTENQSQ from the coding sequence ATGGCCAACCAGTTAATCGAAAACAAATTAAAAATTCTTCCTACTGATCCTGGTTGTTACCTCCATAAGGATAAAAACGGTAATATTATCTACATAGGTAAAGCCAAAAACCTACGAAATCGGGTGCGGTCCTATTTTAAGGGTAGCCACACCGGCAAAACAGCCCAACTAGTCGCTGAAATTGCTGATTTTGATTTCATTGTGACCCAAACCGATAAGGAAAGTCTCATTCTTGAAATCAATTTGATTCAGAAATATCAGCCCTTCTACAATATCCGCTTAAAGCATGGGACCATGTATCCCTATCTAAAAATCACCAATGAAAAAGACCCCGAGCTGACAATCACTTCCGTAGTTGAAGAGGATGGTGGCCTTTACTTTGGCCCTTATCCAAATGTCTATGCTGCCACTGGTACCCGTGATCTACTGCAAAAAACCTACCCTCTCCGTAAGTGTAGTCGTAATGAAAAGCGGGCCTGCTTCTACTACCATTTAGGCCAGTGCATTGGCTGTTGTGACCACGAAGTTTCTCCAGCTGAATACCAGGCACAAATAAAAAAAATTACTCGTTTTCTAAACGGTGATGTCCAAACCATCAAGGCAGACCTCCAAAACAAAATGCAAGAGGCTTCTGATCAAATGGCTTACGAGCGTGCTGCTGAATATCGTAATCAAATTTCTTATATCGAACAGACAGTTGAACCCCAAAATGTGATGAGCAAGCACTACAATAATCGGGATGTTTTTGCCTACTATATGGACCATGGTTGGATCTCTATTCAAGTTTTCATGCTTAGACAATTCTCGATTATTAAAAGAGACTCAGCCCTCTTCCCCATCTACAATGATATTAGCGAAGAACTGATGTCCTATATCGTCCAATTTTACCAACAAAAAAACCACACCCTCCCTAAAGAAATCTTAGTGCCCAAAGGATTAGATAATGATATGCTTTCTGATGCGCTCGCTACTAAGGTTTCAACACCTATCCGAGGTGACAAACGGAAGATGCTCGATTTAGCAAGTAAAAATGCCCGTATCGCCCATGAAGAAAAATTCCGTTTATTAGAGATGAATGAGCGCAAAACCAAGGGGGCAGTTGAAGAACTCAGTCAAGCCTTAGACTTGCCTTACATCCGGCGCATCGAGTCTTTTGACCACTCCAATATCCAAGGAACCAACCCTGTTTCAGCTATGGTAGTTTATGAAGATGGTAAGCCGAATAAAAAACTTTACCGTAAGTTCCGTATTAAAACAGTGGAGGGCGCTAATGAATTTGCCACCACCCAGGAAGTCATCCGTCGCCGCTATAGCCGACTGCTTAAAGAGGGCCAATCTATGCCTGATTTAATTTTAATGGATGGTGGCGCCATTCAAATCCATGCGGCCCAAGAAGTCTTAATTGATGAACTCAACTTAGACATTCCTATCGCTGGTATGGTCAAAGATGACCGTCATAAAACAGCCAACCTACTTTACGGTGATCCGCTAACAGAAATTCGTTTAGACCCTAGTTCTCAGGCCTTCCATCTAATCCAGCGCGTGCAAGAAGAAGTGCACCGCTATGCCATTACCTTCCACCGCCAGGTAAGAAGCAAGAATTCTTTTGTCTCCCGCTTAGATCGCATCCCGGGTGTTGGTCCTAAAACTAGGACCAAATTGATGCGCCATTTTAAAACACTCAAGGCTATTCGGTCCGCCACAATTACCGATATCAGTGATTTAGGTATCCCCCATAAGGTGGCTGAGGCCATCCATCAGACTGCTTGGGAGGGACAAAAGGATAGTCCTTATCAAAACACAACAGAAAACCAATCCCAATAA